The following proteins are co-located in the Bacillus pumilus genome:
- the brnQ gene encoding branched-chain amino acid transport system II carrier protein — translation MKATLSTKDTVIIGFMLFALFFGAGNMIYPPELGQYAGQNVWKAMGGFLLTGVGLPLLGIIAIALTGRDAKGLADKAHPAFGTAFTVILYLSIGPLFAIPRTGTVSYEIGALPFLAGVPAWLSLLLFTLVFFGITYYLALNPTKIVDRVGKVLTPIKFTIIFIIIVKAILTPMGVIGTPDVSYSNGSFFKGFLEGYKTMDALASIVFGVVVINAIKGRGVTSKKALASACIKAGLIAACGLTFVYLSLAYLGASSTHAIGFVGDGSKILAQSSQFLFGSLGNIVLGAAITVACLTTSIGLVTSCGEYFSNLLPKLSYKTVVTLVTLFSFIISNFGLAHIIAFSVPVLTAIYPLAIVIIVLSLADKWLAYRRPVYVLTLILTGCVSLFDGLVAAKLPIGPVKDIFHTILPLYDLGIGWVMPAILGVVIGFVISLFTSSASEERQKQVS, via the coding sequence ATGAAGGCAACTTTGTCGACGAAAGATACGGTTATTATAGGATTTATGCTATTTGCTCTATTCTTCGGCGCCGGTAATATGATTTATCCACCTGAGCTTGGGCAATATGCTGGGCAAAATGTGTGGAAAGCAATGGGCGGATTTTTATTAACAGGTGTCGGTTTACCCCTTCTCGGGATTATTGCGATCGCTTTAACAGGTCGAGATGCGAAAGGACTAGCTGATAAAGCTCACCCAGCTTTTGGAACAGCGTTTACGGTCATTTTATATTTATCCATTGGGCCGCTTTTCGCTATTCCTCGTACAGGAACAGTCTCATATGAGATTGGTGCATTACCCTTTTTAGCAGGCGTACCAGCTTGGCTGTCACTTCTATTATTCACACTTGTCTTTTTTGGTATTACGTATTACCTTGCTCTAAATCCAACGAAGATTGTGGATCGTGTAGGGAAAGTGTTAACACCGATTAAATTTACGATTATCTTTATTATTATTGTCAAAGCGATTTTGACGCCGATGGGCGTCATTGGTACGCCTGATGTATCCTATAGCAACGGATCGTTCTTTAAAGGATTTCTAGAGGGCTATAAAACAATGGACGCTCTTGCTTCTATTGTGTTTGGGGTTGTTGTCATCAACGCCATTAAAGGACGCGGGGTGACAAGTAAAAAGGCACTGGCTTCTGCTTGTATCAAAGCTGGTTTGATTGCAGCGTGCGGATTAACTTTTGTTTATCTATCGCTTGCTTATTTAGGCGCTTCAAGTACACACGCAATTGGTTTTGTTGGAGATGGCAGTAAAATCTTGGCTCAGTCTTCTCAATTCCTTTTCGGCAGTCTAGGAAATATTGTATTAGGCGCTGCGATTACAGTGGCGTGTTTAACAACAAGTATTGGTCTTGTCACATCCTGCGGGGAGTATTTCTCAAATTTATTACCTAAACTTTCTTATAAAACAGTTGTGACACTCGTGACATTATTCAGTTTTATTATTTCAAATTTTGGACTTGCTCATATTATCGCTTTCTCTGTACCAGTTTTAACTGCGATTTACCCGCTAGCGATTGTCATCATTGTTTTGTCGCTTGCAGATAAATGGCTTGCTTATAGAAGACCTGTTTATGTCCTCACTTTGATTTTAACTGGCTGCGTCAGTTTGTTTGACGGTTTAGTAGCGGCGAAACTCCCGATTGGTCCAGTGAAGGATATCTTTCACACAATTTTACCTTTATATGACCTTGGCATTGGCTGGGTTATGCCTGCTATACTCGGAGTCGTGATTGGATTTGTTATCTCTCTTTTCACTTCTTCTGCTTCAGAAGAACGTCAGAAACAAGTATCATAG
- the ezrA gene encoding septation ring formation regulator EzrA: protein MELIIGLIVILLALFSVGYFLRKNIYKEIDRLEAWKIEILNRSIVEEISKIKHLKMTGETEQFFERWRAEWDDIVTAHLPKVEELLYDAEEYSDKYRFSKAKQVLAHIEDLLSAADSNIEDILKEIADLVTSEEQNRKDIEKVKEQYQTVRKNLLAYSHLYGTLYDKMEQDLDEAWEGIKQYEEETENGNYMKARKILLEQDRRLDQLQLYINDVPKLIADCKQTVPGQLTKLKDGYKEMTDKGYKLEHIQMTKELENLNKQLTRAEKLLIDELNLDEASSILQMIDDAIQTLYDQLEAEVEAGQEIKSKMPELTGAFEKLEQDHTQTKEETALVKESYKLTAGELDQQKAFEKRLEEIEKLMKQIREKLDRDHVAYSLLMDEINQLETFIEDAKALHETFKDHLQSLRKEELQARETLAELKTMLTDTVRQLHKSNIPGVPADIKDRAEKAQEMIQQVHEQLENLPLNMPAVNQQLKEASETVSSVAHETQEMLSKVDQIERIIQYGNRFRSQNHILSEQLKEAERRFYAYDYNGSFDVAASAVEKASPGAVQKLLAQQEKEYQHQ from the coding sequence ATGGAGTTAATCATCGGTTTAATTGTCATTTTGCTTGCTTTGTTTTCAGTCGGTTATTTTTTGCGAAAAAATATATATAAAGAGATTGACCGATTGGAAGCATGGAAAATTGAAATTTTAAACAGATCAATTGTAGAAGAAATTTCAAAAATCAAACATTTAAAAATGACAGGAGAAACAGAGCAATTTTTTGAAAGATGGCGTGCAGAGTGGGACGATATCGTCACAGCCCATCTTCCAAAGGTAGAGGAGCTATTATATGATGCAGAAGAGTATTCTGATAAATATCGATTCTCCAAAGCCAAGCAAGTTCTTGCGCATATTGAGGACTTGTTAAGTGCTGCTGATTCAAATATTGAAGACATTTTAAAAGAGATTGCAGACCTTGTCACAAGCGAGGAGCAAAACCGCAAAGACATTGAAAAGGTCAAAGAGCAATACCAAACGGTGCGAAAAAATCTGCTTGCGTACAGCCATTTATACGGCACCCTTTATGACAAAATGGAGCAGGACTTAGATGAGGCCTGGGAAGGGATCAAGCAGTATGAAGAAGAGACAGAAAACGGAAACTACATGAAAGCAAGAAAAATTTTGCTTGAGCAAGACCGCAGACTCGATCAGCTTCAATTGTATATCAATGATGTACCCAAGCTTATTGCGGACTGCAAACAAACCGTACCAGGTCAGCTGACTAAGCTGAAAGACGGTTATAAAGAAATGACAGACAAAGGCTACAAGCTAGAGCACATCCAGATGACAAAAGAGCTGGAGAACTTAAATAAACAGCTGACTCGTGCGGAAAAGCTGCTCATTGATGAACTCAACTTAGATGAGGCATCAAGCATCCTGCAAATGATCGATGACGCAATTCAGACGCTGTATGATCAGCTGGAAGCAGAAGTAGAAGCAGGTCAGGAAATCAAAAGCAAGATGCCTGAGCTCACGGGAGCATTTGAAAAGCTCGAACAGGATCACACGCAAACAAAGGAAGAAACGGCCCTTGTGAAAGAAAGCTACAAGCTGACAGCAGGAGAGCTTGATCAACAGAAAGCATTCGAAAAACGCTTAGAAGAAATCGAAAAGCTCATGAAGCAAATACGCGAGAAGCTTGATCGTGATCATGTGGCGTATTCATTATTAATGGATGAAATCAATCAGCTGGAGACCTTTATCGAGGATGCAAAAGCGCTGCATGAAACGTTTAAGGATCATCTTCAATCATTAAGAAAAGAAGAATTACAAGCGAGAGAAACACTGGCTGAACTCAAAACAATGCTGACAGATACAGTGCGCCAGCTGCATAAAAGCAACATTCCAGGCGTACCTGCTGACATCAAAGACCGTGCTGAAAAAGCGCAGGAGATGATTCAGCAAGTTCACGAGCAGCTGGAGAATCTGCCTCTAAACATGCCGGCAGTGAATCAACAATTAAAAGAAGCCTCTGAAACAGTCAGTAGTGTCGCTCATGAGACACAAGAGATGCTCAGTAAAGTGGACCAAATTGAACGAATCATTCAATATGGCAATCGTTTCAGAAGCCAAAATCATATCTTATCAGAACAATTAAAAGAGGCAGAACGAAGATTTTATGCCTACGATTATAACGGTTCATTTGATGTGGCAGCATCGGCTGTTGAAAAAGCATCACCTGGAGCCGTGCAGAAGCTTTTAGCGCAGCAAGAAAAAGAATATCAGCACCAATAA
- the brnQ gene encoding branched-chain amino acid transport system II carrier protein, whose translation MKNSLSIKETLAIGLMLFALFFGAGNMIFPPVLGQYAGENVWLAIGGFLLTGVGLPLLGVIAVAFTGTGAKGLADKAHPKFGTIFTVILYLSIGPFFAIPRTGTVSYEIGLAPFLSGAQSSSWVPLFLFTIVFFTITYLLALNPSKLVDRVGKVLTPILLTVIAIIVFKAIATPMGIIGTPDATYEANPLFTGFLEGYKTMDALASIVFGIVVVTAVKERGITERKSLAAACIKAGLVAAAGLALVYVSLAYVGASSPDATGMVGANEGGKLLSLSANFLFGSAGKIVLGAAILFACLTTSVGLVSSCGEYFSKLFPKLSYRTVVLIVSLFSTLVANLGLAQIISLSVPVLVTIYPLAIVIILLSFLDRWINGRRMVYIVSLIFTGFFAIIDGLLAAKINLGGLPDILGSFIPFYNLGIGWVVPAIIGACVGVLISIFTSPPKQLAS comes from the coding sequence TTGAAAAATAGTTTAAGTATAAAAGAGACATTAGCCATTGGTTTAATGCTTTTTGCATTATTCTTTGGCGCAGGAAATATGATTTTTCCGCCTGTCCTTGGACAATATGCGGGTGAGAATGTTTGGCTGGCAATCGGTGGATTTTTACTAACAGGGGTCGGTCTCCCGCTTCTAGGAGTCATCGCCGTAGCCTTTACAGGTACAGGCGCAAAAGGGCTTGCAGATAAAGCGCATCCCAAATTTGGCACGATTTTCACCGTCATCTTGTATTTATCCATCGGACCATTTTTCGCCATCCCGCGAACAGGTACGGTTTCTTATGAGATTGGGTTAGCTCCATTTCTGTCAGGTGCACAATCCTCTTCCTGGGTACCGCTATTTTTATTTACAATTGTATTTTTCACCATTACGTATCTGCTCGCTTTAAACCCTTCAAAGCTGGTTGATCGAGTTGGTAAAGTGTTAACACCTATTTTATTAACGGTTATTGCCATTATTGTATTTAAAGCAATTGCTACACCGATGGGCATCATCGGCACGCCTGATGCAACATATGAAGCAAACCCGCTCTTCACTGGATTTTTAGAAGGCTACAAAACAATGGATGCACTCGCTTCTATCGTATTTGGAATTGTTGTTGTGACAGCTGTTAAAGAAAGAGGCATCACAGAGCGTAAATCTCTTGCTGCTGCATGTATAAAAGCTGGTCTTGTTGCGGCAGCTGGACTAGCATTGGTGTATGTCTCACTAGCTTATGTTGGAGCATCAAGTCCAGATGCAACCGGAATGGTTGGAGCAAATGAAGGTGGCAAACTGCTTTCACTATCTGCTAACTTTTTATTCGGTTCTGCTGGTAAGATTGTACTTGGCGCAGCGATTTTATTCGCTTGTCTAACAACAAGTGTTGGTCTTGTGTCATCTTGTGGTGAATATTTTTCAAAGCTCTTCCCAAAACTTTCTTATCGTACAGTCGTTCTTATTGTTTCTTTATTTAGTACATTGGTTGCAAACCTTGGACTGGCACAAATTATTTCTCTATCCGTCCCGGTACTTGTGACGATTTATCCACTAGCAATTGTGATTATTTTATTGTCGTTCCTTGATCGCTGGATTAACGGTAGACGAATGGTTTATATCGTATCCCTGATCTTCACTGGATTCTTTGCCATTATTGACGGTTTATTGGCTGCCAAAATTAATCTCGGTGGTTTACCTGACATCTTGGGCTCATTCATCCCCTTTTACAATCTAGGCATTGGCTGGGTCGTACCAGCCATCATCGGCGCATGTGTTGGTGTGCTCATTTCCATATTTACCAGTCCACCTAAACAGCTTGCTTCATAA